In Gemmatimonadota bacterium, the genomic window CCTCCGCGGCGACGGCGAAGTGGCGGTGCTGTTCGACATCGGTCCCGGCCAGGCCCATGGAAAGCGTCCGAACCGCCAGCAGCGGTGCCGTCACCGCGAGCGCTTCGTGTACGTATCCCTGGCGCTCGAAGGTGTCCCATAAAGCACCGTAATTGCGGTCGAAAATCTGGTTTCCGAACATCTCGTTTTCCTGCAGGAAGACCCCTACCGCATTGATCGGCAGGTCTTCTGCCCGTTCCAGGTTATACTGGGCCAGCAGGTTCTGCGTAACGACGGCCCGGTCGGGACGGTCAACGCCCTCCACGCCGTCGGCCATCTCCTGTTCGAGGATGTGGGCGAACTCGATCGCGGAAGGTGTCGGGTACAGCCATTTCGAGAGATCCACCGCGACGCGGGGCGCTACGAGTCCGTTCACCACCCAGACGGCCAGCAAGACGACCAGTGCGGTCCGCGCCGAAGGGGCCCGGGCCGAGACGGCGAGGGATAGCCCAATGAACGTGGCGAAATAGGCGAGGTAAATCCCGGCAAGCACGGCGCCGCGTACCAGCGGGGAGGTCGCCGGGCCGGGGCTTCCTACGACAATGGCTGCCGCGCCTACGATTGCCGCGGGTACCAGGAGCAGCGCCAGGGCGGCCGTCGCGCCGAGGGCTTTGCCCATGGCGAGTTCGAGGCGTCCGATGCCCGTAGCCAGGAGCTGCCGCAGCGTGCCCCGCTCCCGCTCCCCGGCGAGGGCGCCAAAGGTCAACAGGATGATGAGAAGCGGCACCAGGTGCTGGAGGACCTGCGCCGCCGTCAACGCGCCGATGCGCTGCGCAGGGGTCGCGTCCTGCGCGGGACGCAAC contains:
- a CDS encoding DUF3526 domain-containing protein; protein product: MIRHIVRKEFMDVVRDGRFRWCAALVGALLLVSLGTGWVQARNAQKELAAAQETARDHWESQGEKNPHSAAHYGVYAFKPRLALSFVDEGVDPYTGTSVFLEAHRQNDFLLRPAQDATPAQRIGALTAAQVLQHLVPLLIILLTFGALAGERERGTLRQLLATGIGRLELAMGKALGATAALALLLVPAAIVGAAAIVVGSPGPATSPLVRGAVLAGIYLAYFATFIGLSLAVSARAPSARTALVVLLAVWVVNGLVAPRVAVDLSKWLYPTPSAIEFAHILEQEMADGVEGVDRPDRAVVTQNLLAQYNLERAEDLPINAVGVFLQENEMFGNQIFDRNYGALWDTFERQGYVHEALAVTAPLLAVRTLSMGLAGTDVEQHRHFAVAAEEYRRDLVERLNGELTENSRTGEVYLASADLWSQMPPFRYDAPEVSWVLKNRALSLLMLGLWLAGAFVAATYAVRRAEVA